From a region of the Kaistia sp. 32K genome:
- the mutL gene encoding DNA mismatch repair endonuclease MutL: MTVVRRLSEDMINRIAAGEVVERPASVVKELVENAIDAGAKRVEIVTAGGGASLIRVSDDGGGMTREDLALAVDRHCTSKLTDDLLDIRTLGFRGEALASIGAVARLSIASRHASEPHAWEIVVEGGLVHPPRPAGLSAGTRVEVTDLFFSTPARLKFLKGERAEATAVTDIVKRLAMAHPEVRFALAGSDRGAIDYPVAHGDDPFVERLGQILGQDFVDNALAIEAEREGIRLTGYAGLPTFNRGNGLHQFLFVNGRPVRDKLLLGALRAGYADVMSRDRHPVAALRIELEPHGVDVNVHPAKSDVRFRDPGLVRGLIVGALRNAIHQAGHRSATTGGSATLAAFRTGAPPAAPAWRPATSASTAPLSFASWQSSPAPAQPAYAPATAFAEPLQPAFAAVNVPSADARANAPAEVDHSDRPLGAARAQLHENYILAQTTNGLVIVDQHAAHERLVYERMKTALARSGVARQILLIPDVIDLPEDDVGRLLKRADEFAELGLVIEGFGPGAVAVRETPALLGELDTRALVVNLADDLAEWDDTTRLREKLDHVAATMACHGSVRSGRRLRPEEMDALLREMEATPGSGQCNHGRPTYVELKLSDIERLFGRR, from the coding sequence ATGACCGTCGTCCGCCGCCTTTCCGAAGACATGATCAACCGCATCGCCGCCGGCGAGGTGGTCGAACGGCCGGCGAGCGTCGTCAAGGAACTGGTGGAAAACGCCATCGACGCCGGTGCGAAGCGGGTCGAGATCGTCACGGCCGGCGGCGGCGCGTCGCTGATCCGCGTCAGCGACGACGGCGGCGGCATGACGCGCGAGGACCTCGCGCTCGCCGTCGACCGCCACTGCACCTCGAAGCTGACCGACGATCTGCTCGACATCCGCACCCTCGGCTTCCGCGGCGAGGCGCTCGCCTCGATCGGCGCCGTGGCGCGGCTCTCGATCGCCTCGCGCCATGCGAGCGAGCCGCATGCCTGGGAGATCGTCGTCGAGGGCGGGCTCGTGCATCCGCCGCGCCCGGCCGGGCTTTCCGCCGGCACGCGCGTCGAGGTGACCGACCTCTTCTTCTCCACCCCCGCCCGGCTCAAGTTCCTGAAGGGCGAGCGGGCCGAGGCGACCGCCGTCACCGACATCGTCAAGCGCCTCGCCATGGCGCATCCCGAGGTCCGCTTCGCGCTTGCCGGCAGCGACCGCGGCGCGATCGACTATCCGGTGGCGCATGGCGACGATCCCTTCGTCGAGCGGCTCGGCCAGATCCTCGGCCAGGATTTCGTCGACAACGCGCTCGCGATCGAGGCGGAGCGCGAGGGCATCCGCCTCACGGGCTATGCCGGCCTGCCGACCTTCAACCGCGGCAACGGGTTGCACCAGTTCCTGTTCGTCAACGGCCGGCCGGTGCGCGACAAGCTGCTGCTCGGCGCGCTGCGCGCCGGCTATGCCGACGTGATGTCGCGGGACCGCCATCCGGTCGCGGCGCTCCGCATCGAGCTCGAGCCGCACGGCGTCGACGTCAACGTGCATCCGGCGAAATCCGACGTCCGCTTCCGCGATCCGGGCCTGGTGCGCGGGCTGATCGTCGGCGCGCTGCGCAACGCCATCCACCAGGCCGGCCACCGTTCGGCGACGACGGGCGGCAGCGCCACGCTCGCCGCGTTCCGCACCGGCGCGCCGCCGGCCGCACCCGCCTGGCGCCCCGCCACTTCGGCCTCTACGGCGCCGCTTTCCTTCGCTTCCTGGCAGAGCAGCCCGGCGCCGGCCCAGCCGGCCTATGCCCCGGCAACCGCCTTCGCCGAGCCATTGCAGCCGGCCTTCGCGGCGGTCAACGTGCCCTCCGCCGACGCACGCGCCAACGCGCCGGCCGAGGTCGACCATTCCGACCGCCCGCTCGGCGCGGCGCGGGCGCAATTGCACGAGAACTACATCCTCGCGCAGACGACAAACGGCCTCGTCATCGTCGACCAGCACGCCGCGCATGAGCGGCTCGTCTATGAGCGGATGAAGACGGCGCTGGCGCGCTCCGGTGTCGCCCGGCAGATCCTGCTGATCCCGGATGTCATCGACCTGCCGGAGGACGATGTCGGCCGGCTCCTGAAGCGGGCCGACGAATTCGCCGAGCTCGGCCTCGTCATCGAGGGCTTCGGCCCCGGCGCCGTCGCCGTGCGCGAGACGCCGGCACTGCTCGGCGAGCTCGACACGCGGGCGCTGGTCGTCAACCTCGCCGACGACCTCGCCGAATGGGACGACACGACCAGGCTGCGCGAAAAGCTCGACCATGTCGCCGCGACCATGGCCTGCCACGGCTCGGTCCGCTCCGGCCGCCGGTTGCGCCCGGAAGAGATGGACGCGCTGCTGCGCGAGATGGAAGCAACGCCCGGCTCCGGCCAGTGCAACCACGGCCGCCCGACCTATGTCGAGCTGAAGCTCTCCGACATCGAGCGCCTGTTCGGGCGAAGGTAG